CCGCGGCCACCGACATCTACTCGCTGGCAGTCATGCTCTACGAACTGATAACGGGAAAATGGATCAATGGAAAGAATCCGCCGCGCGCTTTCGACTCGATCCGAAAAACGCATCTTGACTCATCCCCGCCTGCCCCGGCATCTCTGAATCCAAATCTCCCCGGTAATTTTTCGCGCATGGTCCTTTGGGCGTTAAGGAAAAATCCCGAAGAACGGCTCAAAACAACGACCGAATTGATCTCATCACTGGCATTAGCCGCAGGGTATTCGGTGGATAAGATTCCTGTGCGAGCCAATGCAAAAAACGCTCCGATCATAGACTCCGCGCTCAACGCATGGGAGTTTCTTCCCCCGCCCAAATCCACTGCCGTCAGCGCAGACACAGTCCCCCTGGAAGAACGCCTCGCATCGCTTGGTACCCCAAAAAAGAAGCCCGCCCTGCGCTTTGGAATCATTCCATTCATCCTTTTCTTTTTCGTTTCCGGATTCGTAGCCTTATTTATTTTTATCCGCCCGGCTGGAGAGAATCCACTCCCGACCCCGGTCCTCTTCACAAAATTCGTTCCAAACATCACCCCCGAACCTTCCACCTCCCCCACACCCCGGCCCACTTTTACAAATGGCGGCCGCATCGTTTTCACCTGCACGCGCGGCGATTACAACCAGCTTTGCATGATCAACCGCGACGGGACAGACCTCGTCCAGCTTACGGATATGGCGGCGAGCAATTATTACCCCGTCTTCACACCAGATGGAAGTTCCGTGTTATTTGCCTCCAATCGCAACGGGAATTTCGATTTCTTCGTGTTGAATTTCGCCGAGAGGGAGGTGTTTCAGTTGACCGAAAATGTCGGCAATGTGATTTCACCGGATTTCTCCCCCGACGGTCGGACGATCGTTTTTGCAAATCGTGTCGGGGACGGTCCAACAGCCGTATGGATGGTCAACGCAGACGGGTTGAATCCGAGGCTGGTTTATACGGGTCTGCGCGATATCGTCGCTGTAGCCTGGTCGCCTAGGGGAGAAAAAATCGCCTATGCAATGAATTCAGGCTCACCCCAAGAATATGATATATACAGTATGGATATCGACGGGAGAAACCACCTCAAGATCTCCCAGGGATTATCGGGCATCGGTGGAAGCGTGGATTGGTCACCGGACGGAACATCCCTGCTCATTCACGCAGGTCCATTCGGGGACAAAGACATTTTCAAGATCGACATTGCCACAGGGAAATCCACCCAAGTGACGGATGGCGGGAATAACGCAGGCGCGTCCTATTCGCCGAACGGCCAATTCATCGTGTTCAATTCCCTGAGAAACAACGACCAGGCGGATTTGTACATCATGGAGGCGGACGGCTCAGGCATGAGACAACTCACAAACGACCCGGAACCCGATTGGGGCGCAAATTGGATAGAGTAAGCTGGCAGATTGGTAATTCTGCGTAACGTGCGGGAAAATTATCGGGGAATGCAGATGCAAATGGTTGGAACCACTTTTGGGCAGGAAGCGAGGCGCGATTCGGGTCCGGAATCCGCCATGAAGTTTTTGCATCCCAGGAGTATTGAAGTTATCGTTTATGAATTTCGGGGGAAGCCGAAATAACGAATCATCACTGGCGGAAAAATAATCTGCACGACTCAAACCCTTTACATGCAGGCTGTTTGATGTATCATTCAATCACCAATGGCGTTTTT
This portion of the Anaerolineales bacterium genome encodes:
- a CDS encoding serine/threonine-protein kinase; amino-acid sequence: MPPTLAIKTSINQYRIEEFAGVTALGELYRATDERTNRAFAITILPVLVTENAEAMKELEGNSARLQALSHPNLNRYYGIQRTPALTFFVENWVDGPSMKEIRTRGLLSAEEALFVAGAVCSGLEALHKQGFLHLHLSPELVRINKRGELILCGIGAAGAVHFNTSSHPPLHLSPEQIQKKPQTAATDIYSLAVMLYELITGKWINGKNPPRAFDSIRKTHLDSSPPAPASLNPNLPGNFSRMVLWALRKNPEERLKTTTELISSLALAAGYSVDKIPVRANAKNAPIIDSALNAWEFLPPPKSTAVSADTVPLEERLASLGTPKKKPALRFGIIPFILFFFVSGFVALFIFIRPAGENPLPTPVLFTKFVPNITPEPSTSPTPRPTFTNGGRIVFTCTRGDYNQLCMINRDGTDLVQLTDMAASNYYPVFTPDGSSVLFASNRNGNFDFFVLNFAEREVFQLTENVGNVISPDFSPDGRTIVFANRVGDGPTAVWMVNADGLNPRLVYTGLRDIVAVAWSPRGEKIAYAMNSGSPQEYDIYSMDIDGRNHLKISQGLSGIGGSVDWSPDGTSLLIHAGPFGDKDIFKIDIATGKSTQVTDGGNNAGASYSPNGQFIVFNSLRNNDQADLYIMEADGSGMRQLTNDPEPDWGANWIE